The Candidatus Manganitrophaceae bacterium genomic sequence GAGGGAGAATGGATCACGGAAACCATTAACGTCCTGAAAGATCACGAACGCCTTCATAATGAAACCCCGCCAGACGAGGCTTACGGCATTGGGATCATGACCACATTAGAAGCTGAGTTCGCCTATATTATTGCCCATAAATAACCCTCGCATACCTTGTTTCCCGTCCTCCGGGAACAAATTAAAAAAGAGACTTATAATGAATGTTGCCTATTTTGACTGTTTCTCAGGGATCAGCGGTGACATGATCTTGGGGGCACTTGTAGACGCTGGCGTCAAGATCGGAGACCTTCAGGATACGGTTGACAAATTAGACCTGCCCGGATGCACCTTGAAGAAGCGCCGTGTTCGCCGTGTCGGACTGGCCGGCACCAAGATTGACGTCCTCAACCCGAAAAAGCTTAGCCCCTTTCAAACCTTTTCCCAGATCGAGCAGCATCTCCTGAAAAGCCGACTCTCCAAGGCGATGCAGAAGGGAGCACTTGAGATTTTCAGACGTCTGGCACAGGCAGAGGCCTCTGCTCACGGAAAGCGCAGTGCAAACACCCGTCTTCATGAGGTGGGCGATATCGATACCCTAGTCGATGTTGTCGGCGCCCTTACCGGGCTCTCCCTTCTCAGGGTTGATCAGGTCTATGCCTCTGCCATCCATGTGGGTACGGGGATCAAAAAAACCTCAGGACATACCTTCCCCCTCCCCGCTCCCGCGACGGCATACCTCTTAAAGGGTATCCCGGTCTATGCCACGGGCATTGCGGGCGAATTGACCACACCGACGGGGGCAGCCATTATCACGACCCTTGCTTCCGGATTTGTTCCCCTCCCCCTGATGACGGTCAAAAAGATCGGCGTCGGCGCCGGAAGCCACTATTATGAACATCCGAACCTCTTACGTCTCTTCGTCGGGAGTCGGGAAGAGGTCTTTGACAAAGACGAAGTGGTCCGGATTGAAACCAATATCGATGACATGAATCCCCAGATTTATGAGCATGTTTTCGAAACGCTTTTTGAAGCCGGTGCGCTCGATGTTTTCCTCACACCGATTATCATGAAAAAGGGACGACCGGCAATACTAATCACCGTCCTCTCTCCATCCGCGCAATCTGATAAGATGGTTAAGATCCTTTTTGACGAAACGACCACGCTTGGGGTTCGTATTGAAAAGGTCGCCCGAAAAACGCTCAGGAGAGAAATAAAAAAAGAAAATACACGGCATGGACCTGTTCATATCAAGACCGCATTCAGGAATGGGAAAGCAGCCCGCCGTCGTCCTGAATTCAGAGAGGCAAAACGCCTTGCCGTAAAAAAAGGGCGACCTCTCCGATCCATACTGGAGGAGATCAACCGGGATCTACAGTAATCGTCCTTTTTAACCGCAAATCATTAAGGAAACTGCCATACACATGATGACGCACCTTCTCTGGCTTCTCTTCGGACTTGTGCTTCTAACGATTGGGGCGGATGTCCTGGTCTCCGGCGCTTCTAACCTTGCAAGACGCTTCGGGGTCAGCCCTCTGGTCGTCGGTTTGACCATCGTCGCCTTGGGGACCTCTGCCCCGGAAATGGCCGTGGGGATATTCGCCAGCTTGGGCGGCCAAAGTGACGTCGCCGTTGGAAATGTCGTTGGAAGCAATATCAGCAATATCTGCCTTGCCCTCGGACTGGCGTCGCTTATACGCCCTTTGAAGGTGCAGTTGCGCCTTGTCCGTTTTGAAGTCCCCCTTCTGATCGCCTTAAGTGCAGGCCTCTTCATCTTTGGTTTTATCGGAGAGATATCCAGGTGGAATGGAATATTTCTCTTTACCGGACTGCTTGTATACATCCTCTTACTCTATCGCTGGTCCAAAGGGGAAGGCCCCGAGGTTGCGGCAGAATACTCCAAAGGCGGGAAAAAACAGGAGGGGCTTCTGCTGAATACCGGAAAACTCATCATCGGATTTGTTTTTTTGCTTGTTGGTGCAGATTTTTTGGTGGATGGAGGGGTTGGGCTGGCACGAATCGCCGGGATTTCAGAATTGGTTATCGGCTTGACCGTCATTGCCATTGGAACATCCTTGCCGGAAATGGCCACATCGATACTCGCCGTTTGGCGCAATAAAGATGATATTGCAATCGGGAATGTCCTCGGGAGCAACATCTTCAACCTTCTCGGCGTCCTCGGGGTGTCCTCTATCGCGCAACCTCTCCCGATGCGGTCCGATCTTCTTGTACGGGATCTCCCCCTTATGGGTGGCCTAACACTCCTTCTTTTCCCTCTCCTTCGGACCGGTTTTGTCTTGAGGCGATCGGAGGGTCTCCTCCTTCTCAGCATCTATACAGCCTATATCTGGGTCCTCTTCATGCTCTAATAGTCCTACGCTGAAAGAGCCAGTTTTCTGTATTGAGAGGAATTGACTCAGCCTGAAAACCTGTGTAATAATGAAAATCGATTCAGGGGTGCCGTCCTAGCTGAGAGTTCCGGAACTTCGGAACAACCCTATGAACCTGATCTGGTTAATACCAGCGAAGGGAGACCGGTTTGAGCTTGCAAGCCGTACCTTCGGGTACGGCTTTTTAATGGAACCTGATTGATGGGAAAGGAGCGGACTAATGAGTGAATCACCGACAAATCAAAATGGAAACGGTTCAAGCAGTGCAATTTCCGATAAGTCGTCAGACCCGGAGATTGTGTCAAATAAACCCTTGCCGGCCTCTCGAAAGGTATATGTAAATGGCGCACAAGAAGGGGTTCGTGTCCCGATGCGGGAAATCGAATTAACCCCCACATCCGGAATCAATGGCGTAACAGAAGAAAATCACCCATTTCTGGTTTATGATACCTCTGGTCCTTATACCGATCCGAGGGTCAAGACCGATTTACACAAAGGTTTGACCCCGCTCCGTTCCCGCTGGATCGAAGAACGCAGCGATACAGAACAACTCGCGGGGATTTCCTCCGCCTATGGCCGTCAGCGTGCCTCCGATCCTTCCTTGAAGTCGCTTCGTTTTGAACACATTCGAAAACCGCTTCGAGCCAAATCCGGCCATAATGTGTCACAAATGCACTATGCAAAAAAAGGAAACATCACCCCGGAAATGGAATACATCGCGATCCGTGAGAACCAATGTCTGGAGCAGTCTCGCCTGGATAAAAACCTTTCTTTCCAGCATCCCGGAAACCCATGGGGGGGGAATATCCCTTCATCTATTACGCCGGAATTTGTCCGGGATGAGGTAGCGCGGGGACGCGCCATTATTCCAAACAACATCAATCATCCCGAGTCGGAGCCGATGATCATCGGACGCAACTTTCTTGTGAAGATCAATGCCAATATCGGAAATTCCACGGTCACCTCGTCTATTGAAGAGGAAGTTGAAAAGATGATCTGGTCCAGCCGCTGGGGGGCAGATACCGTGATGGATCTCTCCACGGGAAAGAATATTAATGAAACCCGAGAATGGATCCTGCGCAACTCCCCTGTTCCCATCGGTACGGTCCCGATCTATCAAGCCCTTGAAAAGGTCAACGGAAAACCCGAAGAACTCACCTGGGACATTTTCAGAGACACCCTGATTGAACAAGCGGAACAGGGGGTCGATTATTTCACGATTCATGCCGGTGTCCTTCTCCGCTATGTTCCCCTGACAGCCAAGCGGGTGGCCGGGATCGTCTCCCGCGGAGGTGCAATCCTGGCAAAATGGTGTCTCGCACATCACCAGGAAAACTTTCTCTATACCCGATTCGAAGAAATATGCGAGATCATGAAGGCCTACGACGTTGCCTTCAGCCTCGGGGATGGCCTCCGTCCCGGATCAGTCGCCGACGCAAATGATGCCGCCCAGTTCGCCGAGTTGGAAACCCTCGGAGAATTGACCAAGATCGCGTGGAAACACGAAGTCCAGACCATGGTTGAGGGACCGGGTCATGTCCCGATGCAGATGATCCAGGTAAATATGAAAAAACAGCTTAAAGAGTGTGATGAGGCCCCTTTCTATACCCTTGGTCCCCTGGTCACCGATATCGCGCCCGGATATGATCACATCACCTCCGGCATCGGCGCAGCCATGATTGGGTGGTTCGGCTGTGCCATGCTCTGCTATGTCACCCCGAAAGAGCACCTCGGCCTGCCAAACCGGGAAGACGTCAAGATCGGCGTCATTACGTACAAGATCGCGGCACATGCCGCCGATCTTGCCAAAGGGCATCCCGGTGCACAGGCACGGGACAACGCCCTCTCGAAGGCCCGTTTTGAATTTCGATGGGACGACCAGTTCAACCTTTCCCTCGACCCTGATACCGCAAGAGAATATCATGACGAAACCCTTCCCACCCCGGGAGCAAAGATAGCCCACTTCTGCTCGATGTGCGGACCGAACTTCTGCTCGATGAAGATCACGGAAGATGTTCGGAAATATGCCGCAGAACACGACCTCAAGGAAGAAGAGTCACTCCAACTCGGGATGGCCGAAAAATCAGAAGAATTCATAAAAAAGGGCTCAAATATTTATCATTAAGAGGAGAATCAGGAAATGGAAGCCCGAGAAATTGAACCCCTGAAAGAGGCGGATATCACGCGAAATATTGCGCGTGAATATTTTCAGGCCTTCGACCAGATGATCGAATCCGATGTCTTGATCATCGGATCCGGACCGGCCGGACTCGTCTGTGGAAGAGAACTCGCCTTATCCGGGTACAAGGTTGTGATGATTGAGCAGTTGAATCATTTAGGGGGGGGATTCTGGAACGGCGGATACCTGATGAACAAGGCAACGATCGCGCATCCGGCTCAGGAAATTCTGTTGAAGATCGGTGTTCCCTGCAAGAAGATCTCAAAAGAGATGTACATCGTCGATCCGCCCCACGCCACAGCAAAGTTGATTGGATCGGCATACGATGCCGGAATGAAACTTCTGAATATGACGAAGGTCGTCGATCTTGTCCTCCGTGGAGAGGATCAACGGCTCGAAGGGGTGGTTGTCAATTCATACTCAGTCGAGGTCATGGGACACGATGCAGCCCATATCGACCCAATCGCACTGGAGGCAAAGATCATGGTTGATGCCACCGGCCACGACGCCGTCCTGCTTCAGCTCCTGGCCAGACGGAAGCTCTATCAAACCATTCCTGGAAATGGCGCAATGTGGGTGGATCGATCAGAAGAGATGGTCATGAAGAACACCGGCGAGGTCTATCCTCAACTTTTTGCCGTCGGCCTTTCGGTGGCAGCTATCTTCGGGACCCCTCGAATGGGACCCGCATTCGGTTCAATGCTCCTCTCTGGGAAAAAAGGGGCCGAACTCATAAAAAAGAAAATAAAACCGGGAAAAACTTAGAGATTTTTATGGAAGGGATTTCGAAGGACGATTGTCTCTCCCCGTTTCGAACTTGCTGAAATCAGGTCAATCCTGCAACCCACCCGTTCGGATATCGCTTCCAGGTAAATCTTTGCGTTTTTAGGGAGCTGATCGTACGAGGTAGCTCCCGAGGTTGATGACTCCCACCCTGAAAAGCGCTCCAGCACCGGGGTGCATGTTTCAAGCATTCTTAATGGGGAAGGCATCTCCCGGTAGACTTTATCTCCCACTTTATATCCCACACAAACTTCTATCTCCGGCAGGCCATCCAGAATGTCCAACTTCGTCACCGCCAGGGAAGCAAGGTGGTTGACCCGAACGGCGTAACGGACCAATATGGCATCAAACCAGCCACAACGCCTGGGTCGTCCCGTTGTCGCGCCGAATTCATTCCCTTTTTCGCGCAAAGTTTTTCCCATCGGGCCATTCAACTCAGAGGGGAAGGGTCCACTTCCAACCCGTGTGGTATAGGCCTTGGTGACTCCCATCACCTCATCTAGCCGTGTGGGTCCGACACCCGTTCCGGCACATGCTCCGCCCACGCCTGAATTTGAAGAAGTTACATAGGGATATGTGCCCAGATCAACATCAAGATGGGTCCCCTGGGCGCCTTCAAAGAGAAGATCTTGGCCGCGGTCAATCGCCTTATTAAGGAGGAGGCTCGTATCGGCGACGAAGGGCCTCATCAGTTCCGCGTAAGTGATATATTCGCGGAAAACCTTCTCCAAATCAAAACCGTCTTCCTGATAGATCTGCCGAAGGAAATAATTCATCTCAGTAATATTGCGTTCCAGTTTCTCTCTAAACTGCTCTTTATCCATCAGATCAGAGATGCGAATTCCGATCCGGGACATCTTGTCGCCATAGGCCGGACCGATTCCCCGACCGGTTGTTCCAATTTTCAGTGACCCCTTCTTCTTTTCGCTGGCATGATCAATCGCATTATGATACGGCATGATGAGATGCGCCGCTTCACTCAGGAAGAGACGTCCCGACACATCTATTCCCTTGGAGGTTAATAAAGAGATTTCCTCAAGAAGTGCCTTCGGGTCAACAACAACCCCGTTCCCGATGACCCCGATCTTTTTGGGATGAAGGAGACCCGTCGGGATCAAATGAAGCACGATGGAATCATCGCCAATCACAACCGTATGACCCGCGTTGTGTCCACCTTGATACCGGACAACACAATCGGCCCATTCCGAGAGAAGGTCAACAATTTTCCCCTTCCCTTCATCTCCCCATTGGGTTCCAACAACAACTAAATTCATCTCTTATCCGCTAAGCCTATTAAACACCAGTGAGGGATCATAGAGATTATCTTGTCCTCTGTCAAGGCAAGCCTGTTACTCCAAGATCAGAGATTGAATCTTGGGGTAAACCCTCAATCTGCATGAATCCATCTCTGTGAAGGCCTCAATAAAATATACTATTTCTCTTGTCCAGTTCTTAGATAAGCCTGGACTTCTGAGGTATATGTCATAAAGGGATCTTCCATAGGGAGCAATTCTTTTCCATCAATGTAAAAGGTTGCCCAGTTGATGACGTAGGCTCTCTTCTGTTGGAGCAGCGAATGTATGAGCTCTCCGCGACCCGAGGCACGTGTATTTCTCGGAGGGGCCGACACGGCAAGAGCAATCGCATCATCTGTTGTCCGGCGGGCCGCTTTATTCTCGTCTTCAAGCGCAAATGAAAGTCCCGAATCACGGTTCAGGTTATGGTATTCAAGGTCCAGACTCGCCATCCAGGTCTCATCCCAGTCCGCACTCTCTGCCTCCAGAAAAGTCTGAAGGAGCCATTCCTTCGAGATCCAATCAACCTTTCCAATAAGCTGCTCCGGGTCATTGGCCAAGGCCTCCAGGGTCCGCCCCCATTCATTAATGGTCCAATCCGTATCCAGATTTTTCCCTTTTAAATGTCTTTCCGCCGCGTGGAAGAATGCCTCCTGAACTTCTATCGCCGGAATTTTCTTCCCGCTTTCAAGCGTCACAATCCATTCTCTCTCTTGATCCCGCGAAATCTGTTTTAAATCAAAAACCGGATCAAGCAGTGCCAGACCTGTCGGTCCCGCCCCCGCTTCAATCAAGGACAAGACGAGGGAGGTCGTCCCGAACTTCAGCGCGACAGCATATTCAAGCATATTTGAATCGCCCAGGAGAAGGTGGATACGGCGAAAACGAGCGGGGTCGGCCAGAGGCTCATTCCGTGTATTGATAATAGCGCGATTAAATTGAACCCATTGATAAAAATCATTGACGATGTGGTCTGCACGCTGGGAAATCTGATAACGAACGGGGGGACTTTTTCCTTCTCCAAGTACCACCCAACCCTCTGGCGCAAGTTGGACCCCCACCCTACCGGCACCGGTGAAGATCTGCCGGGTCACCAGGAAGGGAATCATTTGCCCCAAACCCTCATATGAGAAAGGAAAGTCGCGCCCAACCAGATAGTTTTCATGTGATCCAAAAGTCGCCCCGGTCCGATGGTCGACATTGTTCTTGATGATGGATACACGATCCGACAGGCCCAACTCTTCAATCGCCTCTTGCAGGATGCGATCTCCTGCACGGTCATGCGCAACCAGGTCTGCGAGATCGATACATTCCGGCGTCGCATATTCGAGATGCCCCATGTCAAGATAAATCCGCCCGCCATTTGATATAAACCCACCATTTCCCGGCGGCTCGTCATGGGCCCTATGGTGAAGGTCCACTAAACCGAGCTTTCTTTTTTGAAAGATGTGATCCTTGATCTGGCGGGAGATGCTTTCAGGTGTTTCGCTCTGGCTTCCTTCCTTGAGGAGGCAGCCATATTCAGTTTCAAGTCCGATGATGCGCGATTCCATCACTCAAAGCCATCCGTAACGATTCAGCTCACCCATCTTTTTCTCCATGGTGTCGTTTCTGCGGTACTCGAATCCTCACGCATACACCATACGTTCCGGTTCTACGATCCTCGTTCCTTGCCCTGAAGGAAAATCCAGGTAAGCTGATCGTTACAACCATCCTTTTAAACCGGCCTGGATTTCCTTCTGTGAAGAAATTCTGAATTTTGCACTTCCGGCTTGTGTTTGGTCGAGAAAGGCCAGTTCAATCTCGTGGTCTTTGAGATGTTTTTTAAGGAGGCGGTCAAGTTCCCCATTGCCCGGAAGTGATCCTGCTTTCTTTTCGTCATCTGGTGATGGGGAAATAGAAATTGCCCATAATCTCAAAGCAGCCTGGAGCGTCTTTTTTAATGGCGGGTCTGATTTCTTGTCGATCGTCTCGAAGTAAGACTCCATTCGCTTCGTCGTCTCAGCGTCTCCTGCGAGAACCATTCCGTGATCTGCTTCGTCAAAGACTCCGTCATAGTTCAAACGGAAGAAAAGACGTTTTCCCGACACCGGGCTGATTTCTGCCATGAGAATTTTCACAATATAAGGTGCGTGAAGGACTTCCTCAAAGGCCTGTTTCACCATGGGGGCGAGACCGAACTTCATCAGGCGACGGATCGTGACATCACCGGGTGATCGGTTAAAGCCTTCGACATGAGAGATATCCAGAACAACATTCCGAAGTTTTTCAAGATCGGCAGGATGGCCAATGCCACCCAGGGCGATCAAATCATATATTTCAAAGAGTTTCGCAGAACCCTTTCCGACCGTCGCGAATAAAATGCCTTTATCATACGGAAGGGCAACCACAGGGCTGCCGCCTGAAAGCTGTTCTTGTAGATAGTCCCGGCGGTTCTGAATCGCCTCGACCCAGCGGTATGGTTCTTCGAACATTTCTCCTCCAGGGTGCAGTAATTAGGGGATGAGAGGGCAGGCAGGGCATTTATCATCACTTCACCCTCATGCAAACCGTCAACATCATTTAAGGGACCTCTGAATAAGTCATGAATTTATTTTTCAGGGCTAAAATGCCCCACTTCTGCATTTCAAATCTTGAAAATAGCAGACTATTCTCTACGATTTACGCCTTGAATCGAAACATTCTATCTCCCGAAAAATTCAACCCAGACTTAATCAGAGCTTCCTTAAGTTACAGTTACTTTACTGGTATAGAGGGACTCGAGCTGTTCTATGGAAATATCACGCACACCCGCCTCAGTCACCAGCTTGATCAAGGGGTAGAGACGGGACTCCCGGTTGACGCCGCCTGTCGCAGAATCAAATTCTGCGGCCGTCTCCAAGAGCCGCATCGTCAAAACAATCGCCTTCCCCTCAGACATCGTAGCAAGCGGTTCTCCACTCCATCGATTTTGGTAATGGAGGACACCCCGAATGGCTGGAGAACCGGACCCGGAAACAGAATACTCAACCCCTTCAAAACCGGCGCCCAACATATCATAGAAGAAGATCTTCCCTTCATTCCGTTGAATATCGTATGCAGCATATATCGGGGCAACCGCACCAATTCCCTGCATCGCCATTGGAATATTTTCCTTGAGCAATTTTGAAAGGGCTCGTATCTTTCCCTCCAAACTCAACTCCTGAAGCTGGCTACGCCGATAATATTTGAAGGTGTGTTCCATGACCCGGGCAATCTCAAAGGCCGTCGCCGGAACACCAGCAATCGCCAGGACAGAGTGACGATCGATATCAAGGACCTTATCCGTCCGGTCATGCATGACCGTCGTACCCGCCGTGGCCCTCCGATCTCCCGCGACAAGAACGCCCGTCCGATACTTGAGTGCAAGAATAGTCGTTCCCTGCGTCACCGGTAGCATACCGTTTTGCTGACCATTTACGGCCGGAAGTGACGGCGGGGAAAAGCGATACCCATTATCCTTTAACAAAGACCAAAAATCACCATCGTGCGTGAGAGAGGTTGCCATTACTCCCCTGTCCGCTGGCGATAGCGCTCTGATTGTTTTGGATCAACCTTCCGCATTCGCTTTAACAGGTTCTCTTTGCTTGAATCGGTTTTTGGACGACCTGGGCCCCTCTCACCCTCTGGTTCATGCATCGGCTTTTCAAGGGGATTCACCGGACGTTCTTTCCGTTCCACTCCACCTATGTTTTTCATAATGATGACTCCTTTAATCAAATATTTCCTTAAGGTGTACTGCCCGTTTCACACGGTTACGAAGCGATACAATATTATCCTGATCGAAGAGGCCCCTCAGGTCAAGCTCCTTTTTCTTGAGGCCATTGTTAAAGACGATTTTTTCCCATTGGATTTTATAAATCTGCGCGTTAAATCGCTCGACACACAGGCCCCGGATTGCGGCACGCGTGTCCGACGGCGGCTTTTTCATTGCCTGCTTGATTTCTACTCCGGTTGTAAGCCGCTCTACCACACCCTCCTTTTCCAGTCCAATAAAGAGTCCACGGTCCGGATTGAGATTATGGTATTCCAAATCGATCGCAGGCAAGTGCGGGTCATGCCAATCGCAACCCTCTGCCTCCATAAATGTTTCCATCAACCAAAGCTTGGCAACCCAGTCAAGCCGATGGACTAAGCGCATCGGG encodes the following:
- the larC gene encoding nickel pincer cofactor biosynthesis protein LarC: MNVAYFDCFSGISGDMILGALVDAGVKIGDLQDTVDKLDLPGCTLKKRRVRRVGLAGTKIDVLNPKKLSPFQTFSQIEQHLLKSRLSKAMQKGALEIFRRLAQAEASAHGKRSANTRLHEVGDIDTLVDVVGALTGLSLLRVDQVYASAIHVGTGIKKTSGHTFPLPAPATAYLLKGIPVYATGIAGELTTPTGAAIITTLASGFVPLPLMTVKKIGVGAGSHYYEHPNLLRLFVGSREEVFDKDEVVRIETNIDDMNPQIYEHVFETLFEAGALDVFLTPIIMKKGRPAILITVLSPSAQSDKMVKILFDETTTLGVRIEKVARKTLRREIKKENTRHGPVHIKTAFRNGKAARRRPEFREAKRLAVKKGRPLRSILEEINRDLQ
- a CDS encoding calcium/sodium antiporter, translating into MMTHLLWLLFGLVLLTIGADVLVSGASNLARRFGVSPLVVGLTIVALGTSAPEMAVGIFASLGGQSDVAVGNVVGSNISNICLALGLASLIRPLKVQLRLVRFEVPLLIALSAGLFIFGFIGEISRWNGIFLFTGLLVYILLLYRWSKGEGPEVAAEYSKGGKKQEGLLLNTGKLIIGFVFLLVGADFLVDGGVGLARIAGISELVIGLTVIAIGTSLPEMATSILAVWRNKDDIAIGNVLGSNIFNLLGVLGVSSIAQPLPMRSDLLVRDLPLMGGLTLLLFPLLRTGFVLRRSEGLLLLSIYTAYIWVLFML
- the thiC gene encoding phosphomethylpyrimidine synthase ThiC; protein product: MSESPTNQNGNGSSSAISDKSSDPEIVSNKPLPASRKVYVNGAQEGVRVPMREIELTPTSGINGVTEENHPFLVYDTSGPYTDPRVKTDLHKGLTPLRSRWIEERSDTEQLAGISSAYGRQRASDPSLKSLRFEHIRKPLRAKSGHNVSQMHYAKKGNITPEMEYIAIRENQCLEQSRLDKNLSFQHPGNPWGGNIPSSITPEFVRDEVARGRAIIPNNINHPESEPMIIGRNFLVKINANIGNSTVTSSIEEEVEKMIWSSRWGADTVMDLSTGKNINETREWILRNSPVPIGTVPIYQALEKVNGKPEELTWDIFRDTLIEQAEQGVDYFTIHAGVLLRYVPLTAKRVAGIVSRGGAILAKWCLAHHQENFLYTRFEEICEIMKAYDVAFSLGDGLRPGSVADANDAAQFAELETLGELTKIAWKHEVQTMVEGPGHVPMQMIQVNMKKQLKECDEAPFYTLGPLVTDIAPGYDHITSGIGAAMIGWFGCAMLCYVTPKEHLGLPNREDVKIGVITYKIAAHAADLAKGHPGAQARDNALSKARFEFRWDDQFNLSLDPDTAREYHDETLPTPGAKIAHFCSMCGPNFCSMKITEDVRKYAAEHDLKEEESLQLGMAEKSEEFIKKGSNIYH
- a CDS encoding thiazole biosynthesis protein, giving the protein MEAREIEPLKEADITRNIAREYFQAFDQMIESDVLIIGSGPAGLVCGRELALSGYKVVMIEQLNHLGGGFWNGGYLMNKATIAHPAQEILLKIGVPCKKISKEMYIVDPPHATAKLIGSAYDAGMKLLNMTKVVDLVLRGEDQRLEGVVVNSYSVEVMGHDAAHIDPIALEAKIMVDATGHDAVLLQLLARRKLYQTIPGNGAMWVDRSEEMVMKNTGEVYPQLFAVGLSVAAIFGTPRMGPAFGSMLLSGKKGAELIKKKIKPGKT
- a CDS encoding adenylosuccinate synthase — translated: MNLVVVGTQWGDEGKGKIVDLLSEWADCVVRYQGGHNAGHTVVIGDDSIVLHLIPTGLLHPKKIGVIGNGVVVDPKALLEEISLLTSKGIDVSGRLFLSEAAHLIMPYHNAIDHASEKKKGSLKIGTTGRGIGPAYGDKMSRIGIRISDLMDKEQFREKLERNITEMNYFLRQIYQEDGFDLEKVFREYITYAELMRPFVADTSLLLNKAIDRGQDLLFEGAQGTHLDVDLGTYPYVTSSNSGVGGACAGTGVGPTRLDEVMGVTKAYTTRVGSGPFPSELNGPMGKTLREKGNEFGATTGRPRRCGWFDAILVRYAVRVNHLASLAVTKLDILDGLPEIEVCVGYKVGDKVYREMPSPLRMLETCTPVLERFSGWESSTSGATSYDQLPKNAKIYLEAISERVGCRIDLISASSKRGETIVLRNPFHKNL
- a CDS encoding proteasome subunit alpha, which translates into the protein MFEEPYRWVEAIQNRRDYLQEQLSGGSPVVALPYDKGILFATVGKGSAKLFEIYDLIALGGIGHPADLEKLRNVVLDISHVEGFNRSPGDVTIRRLMKFGLAPMVKQAFEEVLHAPYIVKILMAEISPVSGKRLFFRLNYDGVFDEADHGMVLAGDAETTKRMESYFETIDKKSDPPLKKTLQAALRLWAISISPSPDDEKKAGSLPGNGELDRLLKKHLKDHEIELAFLDQTQAGSAKFRISSQKEIQAGLKGWL
- a CDS encoding proteasome subunit alpha, whose translation is MATSLTHDGDFWSLLKDNGYRFSPPSLPAVNGQQNGMLPVTQGTTILALKYRTGVLVAGDRRATAGTTVMHDRTDKVLDIDRHSVLAIAGVPATAFEIARVMEHTFKYYRRSQLQELSLEGKIRALSKLLKENIPMAMQGIGAVAPIYAAYDIQRNEGKIFFYDMLGAGFEGVEYSVSGSGSPAIRGVLHYQNRWSGEPLATMSEGKAIVLTMRLLETAAEFDSATGGVNRESRLYPLIKLVTEAGVRDISIEQLESLYTSKVTVT
- a CDS encoding ubiquitin-like protein UBact, which encodes MKNIGGVERKERPVNPLEKPMHEPEGERGPGRPKTDSSKENLLKRMRKVDPKQSERYRQRTGE